A single region of the Lotus japonicus ecotype B-129 chromosome 4, LjGifu_v1.2 genome encodes:
- the LOC130711463 gene encoding uncharacterized protein LOC130711463 has product MEGFGEDQFYDTREELCSVSDLGSDCSGSADESSSGNGYVTRYQVWTNNLESVHQRRLNFLRWMGFESDVNSMKGEELADPCYGVDRVTATSGAVLRTSDQIVLSAEDSSSLGNRGDAANLDCMIKNLDDGTQYVVDKLGQDGTLSTLRVLGSNQLISLEDFQRDIGPSQMVRRHLQRDAENTKHLGVAQKKMKKGWLRKLDAMACMFHHQGLDEPYCKDFDSVDRTGMQRVRAHPYKKQFKELSSLYTEQEFKAHKGVILTMKFSLDGKYLASGGEDGIVRVWKVVENERSNELDILDNDRSNVYFKMNSFSCVAPLHVDKEKLDKTEKLKRSSDLTCVVIPPKTFRISAKPLHEFHGHRGDILDLSWSKRGLLLSSCVDKTVRLWQVGIDKCLRIFSHNNYVTCVNFNPVNDNFFISGSIDGKVRIWEVVRCRVVDYIDTREIVTAVCFQPDGKGTIVGTMRGNCRFYDLRDNHMQLDAQLGLQGKKKTSGKRITGFQFSPSDPSKLLVASADSHVCILSGVDVIYKFKGLRSAGQMQASFTSDGKHIVSVSEGSNVSIWNYTGHDRNNSKTKKVWSSESFASHNAAIAIPWCGIESMPGTILSPSLKEDMNHKLSLSSPDCFFLGRGFLSELVPKVSPTWPEEALVDSHQTVASPKMCKSEYKFLRSACKGMSNSHLWGQVIVTAGKDGHIRVYQNYGLPVRV; this is encoded by the exons ATGGAGGGTTTTGGTGAGGATCAATTCTATGACACGCGTGAGGAACTGTGTTCTGTGTCTGATTTGGGTTCAGATTGTTCAGGGTCAGCTGATGAATCTAGTTCTGGTAATGGATATGTTACCAGGTACCAGGTTTGGACAAACAACCTTGAAAGCGTTCACCAGCGACGCCTCAATTTCCTGAGATGGATGGGTTTTGAATCTGATGTGAATTCAATGAAAGGGGAAGAGTTGGCAGATCCGTGTTATGGAGTTGACCGAGTCACAGCCACCAGTGGGGCTGTGCTGAGAACTTCAGACCAGATTGTTTTGTCAGCTGAGGATTCGAGCTCGTTGGGAAACCGCGGTGATGCGGCTAATTTGGATTGTATGATAAAGAATTTGGATGATGGAACACAGTATGTTGTGGATAAACTGGGTCAAGATGGGACGCTTAGTACCCTGCGTGTTCTCGGGTCGAATCAATTGATCAGCTTGGAAGATTTTCAGAGAGATATTGGACCGTCGCAAATGGTTCGCAGACACTTGCAGAGAGATGCTGAAAACACAAAACACTTGGGTGTTgcacaaaagaaaatgaagaagggATGGCTGAGGAAACTAGATGCTATGGCTTGTATGTTCCATCATCAAGGGCTTGATGAACCTTACTGCAAAGACTTTGATTCAGTTGATAGAACTGGGATGCAAAGAGTTCGAGCTCATCCATATAAGAAGCAATTTAAGGAGCTTTCCTCTCTTTACACTGAACAGGAGTTCAAAGCTCATAAGGGTGTTATTTTAACAATGAAGTTCAGTCTTGATGGAAAATATCTGGCTAGTGGTGGTGAAGATGGCATTGTGCGGGTGTGGAAGGTGGTTGAGAATGAAAGATCGAATGAATTGGACATTCTGGACAATGATCGGTCAAATGTATATTTCAAAATGAATAGTTTTTCATGTGTAGCTCCCCTTCATGTAGATAAAGAGAAACTAGATAAAACAGAGAAGTTGAAGAGATCATCTGATTTAACTTGTGTGGTTATCCCGCCAAAGACCTTCCGCATATCGGCGAAACCTTTGCATGAATTCCACGGACATCGTGGTGACATTTTAGACCTTTCATGGTCCAAAAGAGGG CTTCTACTTTCATCCTGTGTTGATAAAACAGTGCGTTTATGGCAAGTAGGAATCGATAAATGTCTTAGAATTTTCTCCCACAATAATTATG TGACATGTGTAAATTTCAATCCTGTCAATGATAATTTTTTCATCAGTGGTTCAATTGATGGAAAAGTGCGCATCTGGGAAGTTGTTCGGTGTCGGGTTGTTGATTACATTGATACCAGAGAGATAGTCACAGCTGTGTGCTTCCAACCTGATGGAAAG GGCACAATTGTGGGTACAATGCGAGGCAATTGCCGTTTCTATGATCTTCGAG ATAATCATATGCAATTGGATGCTCAATTGGGTTTACAAGGAAAAAAGAAGACATCAGGAAAAAGGATCACTGGCTTTCAG TTTTCACCAAGTGATCCAAGCAAATTATTGGTTGCTTCTGCTGACTCACATGTCTGTATACTTTCTGGAGTTGATGTCATCTACAAATTCAAAG GCCTAAGAAGTGCTGGTCAGATGCAAGCTTCCTTCACCTCTGATGGGAAACATATTGTCTCAGTTAGTGAGGGTTCAAATGTTAGTATCTGGAACTACACTGGCCATGACAGGAACAATTCCAAAACAAAGAAGGTTTGGTCTTCTGAGAGTTTTGCATCCCACAATGCAGCAATTGCTATACCTTGGTGTGGCATTGAGTCAATGCCAGGAACAATCTTGTCCCCATCTCTGAAAGAGGATATGAATCACAAGTTATCTCTGTCTTCTCCTGACTGCTTCTTCTTGGGTCGCGGATTTCTGTCGGAGTTAGTCCCGAAGGTTTCTCCAACCTGGCCTGAAGAGGCACTTGTGGATTCACATCAAACGGTTGCTTCTCCTAAAATGTGTAAATCAGAGTACAAGTTCTTGAGAAGTGCTTGCAAGGGAATGTCTAATTCTCACCTTTGGGGCCAAGTAATTGTAACAGCAGGAAAGGATGGACACATAAGAGTGTACCAGAATTACGGGTTACCTGTTCGTGTTTGA